In Palaemon carinicauda isolate YSFRI2023 chromosome 1, ASM3689809v2, whole genome shotgun sequence, the genomic stretch gaagaaaaagaagagaagaagaagaagaggaagatgaagaggaagaagaagaagaagaaggcctcttCGACTGGCACTCATTAAGTTGATCGGCGTCATTGTAAATTTCCACCAGCTCTGAGTATCTGTATTGCCTCTGTAACGGCTCTTCAtcacttcgcggctgaacgtaaAGTGTGACCACTCTTCTTTTGcatgctgttttattattattaatattactcctGGTTTTTGCATGTTAGTTGCaaattttatttaatcattttattaatattaatattattttctttttactgtcCCTATAATGTATGCAATAAGGGTCAACAGTACCGTACTTTTTATCAACTTTAGTATTGTTGTTCATCTGTCTGGCGATCAATCATCCCATTGTTCATGTGTCATACggttaatcataccatcaatcatgtgtcgtgcggttaatcatgccatcaatcatgtgtcattcggttaatcatgccatcaatcatgtgtcatgcaaTCAATCATCCCATCGTTCATGTGTCACgcaatcaatcatgccatcaatcatgtgtcatgcggttaatcataccatcaatcatgtcatgtgtcatgcgatcaatcatgccatcaatcatgtgtcatgtggttaatcatgccatcaatcatgtgtcatgcgatcaatcatgccatcaatcatgtgtcacGCGGTTAATCctgccatcaatcatgtgtcatgtggttaatcatgccatcaatcatgtgccatgtgattaatcatgccatcaatcatgtgtcatgtggttaatcatgccatcaatcatgtgtcatgtggttaatcatgccatcaatcatgtgtcatgcgattaatcatgccatcaatcatgtgtcacgcggttaatcatgccatcaatctTGTGTCATGcgattaatcatgccatcaatctTGTGTCATGGgattaatcatgccatcaatctTGTGTCATGcgattaatcatgccatcaatcatgtgtcacGCGGTTAATCATGCCATCAGTCATGTGTCACGCggttaatcatgccatcaatcatgtgtcacGCGGTTAATCATGCCATCAGTCATGTGTCACGCggttaatcatgccatcaatcatgtgtcacgcggttaatcatgccatcaatcatgtgtcacGCGGTTAATCATGCCATCAGTCATGTGTCACGCggttaatcatgccatcaatcatgtgtcacgcggttaatcatgccatcaatcatgtgtcacGCGGTTAATCATGCCATCAGTCATGTGTCACGCggttaatcatgccatcaatcatgtgtcacgcggttaatcatgccatcaatcatgtgtcacGCGGTTAATCATGCCATCAGTCATGTGTCATGCGGTTAATCATGCCATCAGTCATGTGTCACgcgatcaatcatgccatcaatcatgtgtcacgcgatcaatcatgccatcaatcatgtgtcacgcggtcaatcatgccatcaatcatgtgtcacgcgatcaatcatgccatcaatcatgtgtcactcggttaatcatgccatcaatcatgtgtcatgcgatCAATCATGTCATCAATCATGTGTCGTGCGATCAATCATGCCATTAATCATGTGTCATGCGTTTAATCATGCTATCAGTCATGTGTCATGCggttaatcatgccatcaatcatgtgtcactcagttaatcatgccatcaatcatgtgtcatgcgatcaatcatgccatcaatcatgtgtcatgcgatcaatcatgccatcaatcatgtgtcatgcgatcaatcatgccatcaatcatgtgtcatgcgatcaatcatgccatcaatcatgtgtcatgcgatcaatcatgccatcaatcatgtgtcgTGCGATCAATCATGCCATTAATCATGTGTCATGCGTTTAATCATGCTATCAGTCATGTGTCATGCggttaatcatgccatcaatcatgtgtcactcagttaatcatgccatcaatcatgtgtcatgcgatcaatcatgccatcaatcatgtgtcatgcgatcaatcatgccataaatcatgtgtcatgcgatcaatcatgccatcaatcatgtgtcatgcgatcaatcatgccataaatcatgtgtcatgcgatcaatcatgccatcaatcatgtgtcatgcgatcaatcatgccatcaatcatgtgtcatgcgatcaatcatgccatcaatcatgtgtcgTGCGATCAATCATGCCATTAATCATGTGTCATGCGTTTAATCATGCTATCAGTCATGTGTCATGCggttaatcatgccatcaatcatgtgtcatgcgatcaatcatgccatcaatcatgtgtcatgcgatcaatcatgccatcaatcatgtgtcgTGCGATCAATCATGCCATTAATCATGTGTCATGCGGTCAATCATGCCATCAGTCGTGTGTCATGCGtttaatcatgccatcaatcatgtgtcgTGCGGTTAATCATGCCACCAATCATGTGTCGTGCggttaatcatgccatcaatcatgtgtcgTGCGGTTAATCATGCCACCAATCATGTGTCACGCGGTTAATCATGCCATCAATTATGTGTCGTGCggttaatcatgccatcaatcatgtgtcgtgcggttaatcatgccatcaatcatgtgtcgtgcggttaatcatgccatcaatcatgtgtcgtgcggttaatcatgccatcaatcatgtgtcgTGCGGTTAATCATGCCATCAATTATGTGTCGTGCggttaatcatgccatcaatcatgtgtcgtgcggttaatcatgccatcaatcatgtgtcgtgcggttaatcatgccatcaatcatttGTCACGCggttaatcatgccatcaatcatgtgtcataCGATCAATCATGCCATTAATCATGTGTCATGCGTTTAATCATGCTATCAGTCATGTGTCATGCGTTTAATCATGCTATCAGTCATGTGTCAtgcgatcaatcatgccatcaatcatgtgtcatgcgtTTAATCATGCTATCAGTCATGTGTCAtgcgatcaatcatgccatcaatcatgtgtcatgcgatcaatcatgccatcagTCATGTGCTTGATCATTTTAGGTGACTTAATTATTCATTTAAATCTAACGTGGAGTAAATTACAAATGTCTGACtgtgttatttattaatttttcattaaaattataatcaatCACGTCATCAATCATGTGCCATTCAGTTGATCAATCACACGTGTGATTTACTCATGCTAAATCACGGTTAGGATCTTgacgtgtcaaaaaaaaaaaaaaaaaaattaaatatcttaaaaaatacAGGTGTGGTATTGGTTTAAACAAAATATTGTAGCTATTTTATGAATTGTCAATTGaggtgtaatttaatgttgttactcgctcttaaaatatcttaattttattacttattacttcttttgtagttcatttatttccttatatccttccctcaatgggctatttttcccctgttggagtcctttggcttatagcatcttttccaactatagtcaatttcttttagcggtgcatatttgcaccgactcgcagcggtgccccttttagctcggaaatgtttcctgatcgccgattggttggacaagataactcttaccaatcagcgatcagaaaacttttccgagctaaaagggcaccgtagcgagtcggtgcaaatatgcctcgataaaagaaatggactatagggttatagcttgccttgcaataataataataataataataataataatgataataataaaaataataataataataataataaaatagcaataataataataatgatgataataataataataataataataataataataataataaaaaaaataataataataatagtaataataataataataacaacaacaacaacaacaataataataataataataataataataataataatagtaaataacaacaacaacaacaacaataataataataataatgataataataatcgattaGGGTTTTACgtggtatagaaaaaaaaatgatggaaaaaTAGCCAACAGATATTTTCGAAACCCCAAGAGAAAACTGACCTGGTTTCGGCTGGGGGAAGCTCGCTGGCATCTGAACGAGTGCCGGAGGTCTCCTGACGAAGCGGTTTGGCGAAGGGTCGGGAGCTTTGTAGCCTCCAGCCATCCAGCCACGACTCAAGAAGACCCTCTTGGCGCGCGTAGTTCCATATTCCTCCGGTAGGGTGTGGTGAACTCCGTGAATGTTATCCTGGATTTGCCCTGgtgcattttcttcttcttcctgtagAAACTGATGGATGCCGTATGGTTAGTGTTCGTTCTCCTCTATTGGAAGGAAAGTTTGGTCTTAAAATGACTAAACTTCACAAAGTATTACTTTGAATTCTAATGAAGTAAGTAAGACGATAATCTTGCAATTGGCTTCAAACTTCACAAAGTATTACTTTGAATTCTAATGAAGTAAGTAAGAAGATTATCTTGCAATTGGCTTCAAACTTCACAAAGTATTACTTTGATTTCTAATGAAGTAAGTAAGAAGATTATCTTGCAATTGGCTTCAAACTTCACAAAGTATTACTTTGAATTCTAATGAAGTAAGTAAGAAGATTATCTTGCAATTGGCTTCAAACTTCACAAAGTATTACTTTGATTTCTAATGAAGTAAATAAGATTATCTTGCAATTGGGCTCAAACTTCACAAAGTATTACTTTGAATTCTAATGAAGTAAGTAAGAAGGTTATCTTGCAATTGGCTTCAAACTTCACAAAGTATTATTTTGAATTCTAATGAAGTAAGAAGATTATCTTGCAATTGGCCTCAAACTTCACAAAGTATTACTTTGAATTCTAATGAAGTAAGGAAGAAGATTATCTTGCAATTGGCCTCAAACTTCACAAAGTATTACTTTGATTTCTAATAAAGTAAGTAAGAAGATAATCTTGCAATTGGCTTCAAACTTCACAAAGTATTACTTTGATTTCTAATAAAGTAAGAAGTAAAAATATTATCTTGCAATTGGCTTCAAACTTCACAAAGTATTACTTTGNNNNNNNNNNNNNNNNNNNNNNNNNNNNNNNNNNNNNNNNNNNNNNNNNNNNNNNNNNNNNNNNNNNNNNNNNNNNNNNNNNNNNNNNNNNNNNNNNNNNNNNNNNNNNNNNNNNNNNNNNNNNNNNNNNNNNNNNNNNNNNNNNNNNNNNNNNNNNNNNNNNNNNNNNNNNNNNNNNNNNNNNNNNNNNNNNNNNNNNNNNNNNNNNNNNNNNNNNNNNNNNNNNNNNNNNNNNNNNNNNNNNNNNNNNNNNNNNNNNNNNNNNNNNNNNNNNNNNNNNNNNNNNNNNNNNNNNNNNNNNNNNNNNNNNNNNNNNNNNNNNNNNNNNNNNNNNNNNNNNNNNNNNNNNNNNNNNNNNNNNNNNNNNNNNNNNNNNNNNNNNNNNNNNNNNNNNNNNNNNNNNNNNNNNNNNNNNNNNNNNNNNNNNNNNNNNNNNNNNNNNNNNNNNNNNNNNNNNNNNNNNNNNNNNNNNNNNNNNNNNNNNNNNNNNNNNNNNNNNNACTcccccttgtgtgtgtgtgtgtgtgtgtgtgtgtttgtgtgtgtgtttgtacgtcaTGCATTTCGGAAAAGAAATTTTACCTTTGAGATCGGCATCACTAATGTTAAAAACAGATGCCATTTAAATGATGTTGAAtggcaaatttttatttttctctcgctGAAAAGAGTGACAGAAGAATAAGTCTTACAAGTGCTGTCGAATATGTGAGCAGATATAACTTAATTTGTCGATCTTTTGTGTTTCTGtaaaacttcaaacgttcaaatttGCAATGTTTTATCAGTCTgataaaagttttttatagtttatatatgaaagatctgttttaatgttgttaatgtttttttagaatattttattttaatagttcattatttctctattagtttatttatttccttatttcctttcctcactgagctatttttccctgttggagcccttgggctaatagcatcctgcttttccaactaggtttgcaggttagctaataataataataataataataataataataataataataataataataataataataataataataataataatagtgtatgtgtttatgtttgtgtcttTACGTTTagcttccttgatttttttttttttttttttttttttagaaat encodes the following:
- the LOC137639638 gene encoding uncharacterized protein, producing MGLTALFLQEEEENAPGQIQDNIHGVHHTLPEEYGTTRAKRVFLSRGWMAGGYKAPDPSPNRFVRRPPALVQMPASFPQPKPGDLQGNEAHYEALVSDQPQQSPPTGGSTPSSPPGCGRPWGRGAP